In a genomic window of uncultured Flavobacterium sp.:
- a CDS encoding TonB-dependent receptor, which translates to MRIYALLLVFFSISSLSAQQTTTTNTKTQDTILPDKSKNDNELQEIVVSASRKAEILDEVPSSVTLLSKKQIQQQLSISSNLSDILGATVPGLGFTTNRTQNLGQTLRGRRVLVMIDGIPQSTPLRDGAKDMRSLDPTVLDRVEVIKGATAIYGNGADGGLINYITKKANTDKAISGSTEAGTNFSLIQPKGTAGFFVSQLFTGKINKIDYVVSGRYEETGLYRDAKGRVLSPEYGMNDLKNYNAFAKIGYDINSNNRIEAMYNYFQSTQHTDYIAKAGVYSNFDSPTIGVKGQRPGDPEGTPYNHNASLSYIGKNLIGNTDVNATLYFQDYLTLINYSDFFENNGQPATQSKKLGFRLNLNTPYEFSSLISGNLTYGLDILSDITDTHLTDGRLVIPEMKMNNLAPYFQLKNMFGPNLVLKTGLRLENVNIDVPDYTTIGIRNYVNGTYVGGGIAVNGGALDFNALMFNAGLRYTKWTLFKPFVSFSQSFSVADLGLVLRAAKENTVSNTSIKAVTANNYEFGFSGALDKLSYEGAVYYSTSKLGASYVYVDGNPQISRSPEKIYGFELSAKYRLHPKLDIGANYSFTEGKRELADKKVYLGGDRINPPKIAAYTVFRPLEDWSIFLQMISSTGRDRFEPVNGAYTYGTGPIKSFTAFNLSSSYTFKEKSTIRFGVENLFNKDYYSVISQWQSSNMNYVKENGTRLTVSFTQAF; encoded by the coding sequence ATGCGAATTTATGCTTTACTTTTAGTGTTCTTCTCTATAAGTTCACTTTCTGCACAACAAACTACTACAACAAATACAAAAACTCAGGATACAATTCTGCCTGACAAATCAAAAAACGATAACGAATTACAAGAAATTGTAGTTTCTGCTTCCAGAAAAGCCGAAATATTAGACGAAGTTCCTTCTTCTGTTACTTTATTATCCAAAAAGCAAATACAACAACAATTAAGTATAAGTTCTAATCTTAGCGATATCTTAGGCGCAACAGTTCCCGGTTTAGGATTTACAACTAATAGAACACAAAACTTAGGTCAAACTTTACGCGGACGCCGAGTTTTGGTAATGATTGACGGAATTCCGCAATCTACACCACTTAGAGATGGTGCAAAAGATATGCGATCTCTGGATCCTACAGTTTTAGATCGTGTCGAAGTAATTAAAGGCGCAACTGCAATTTATGGAAATGGCGCAGATGGTGGTTTGATCAATTATATCACCAAAAAAGCAAATACAGACAAAGCAATAAGCGGCTCAACTGAGGCAGGAACTAATTTCTCTCTGATTCAGCCTAAAGGAACTGCGGGTTTCTTTGTGTCTCAACTCTTTACAGGAAAAATAAACAAAATCGATTATGTTGTAAGCGGACGTTATGAAGAAACTGGTCTTTATCGTGATGCAAAAGGTCGCGTACTTTCTCCTGAATACGGAATGAACGATCTTAAAAACTATAACGCTTTTGCGAAAATTGGTTATGATATAAATTCAAATAATCGCATTGAAGCAATGTATAACTATTTCCAAAGTACTCAACATACTGATTATATTGCTAAAGCCGGAGTTTACAGCAATTTTGATTCTCCAACAATTGGTGTTAAAGGACAACGACCTGGAGATCCGGAAGGAACGCCTTACAATCATAATGCAAGTTTAAGTTATATAGGAAAGAATTTAATTGGAAATACGGATGTGAATGCTACTCTTTATTTTCAAGATTATCTAACGCTAATTAATTACAGTGACTTTTTTGAAAATAACGGACAACCGGCAACACAAAGTAAGAAACTGGGTTTTCGTTTAAATTTAAATACTCCATATGAATTCAGTTCTCTTATATCCGGTAACTTAACTTATGGATTGGATATTCTTTCGGACATTACAGATACTCATCTTACAGACGGAAGATTAGTTATTCCGGAAATGAAAATGAACAATTTGGCGCCTTATTTCCAACTTAAAAACATGTTTGGACCAAATTTGGTTTTAAAGACAGGTTTAAGATTGGAGAATGTCAACATTGATGTACCAGATTATACTACAATTGGTATTCGAAACTATGTAAACGGAACTTACGTTGGAGGCGGAATTGCAGTAAATGGCGGAGCATTAGATTTTAATGCGCTTATGTTTAACGCTGGATTACGTTATACAAAATGGACATTGTTTAAACCTTTTGTAAGTTTTTCTCAGAGTTTCAGTGTAGCCGATTTAGGTTTGGTTCTACGTGCTGCAAAAGAAAATACAGTAAGTAATACTTCGATAAAAGCGGTTACGGCAAATAATTATGAATTTGGATTCTCTGGAGCTTTAGATAAACTTTCGTATGAAGGAGCTGTTTATTACAGTACTTCTAAATTAGGAGCATCTTATGTTTATGTGGATGGTAATCCGCAGATTTCACGTTCACCAGAAAAAATCTATGGTTTTGAATTGTCAGCAAAATATCGTCTTCATCCAAAACTTGATATTGGAGCTAATTATTCTTTTACAGAAGGAAAACGCGAACTTGCAGACAAAAAAGTGTATTTGGGAGGAGATCGTATCAATCCGCCAAAAATAGCTGCTTATACTGTTTTTAGACCGCTTGAAGACTGGTCAATCTTTTTACAAATGATAAGCTCAACAGGAAGAGACAGATTTGAACCTGTTAACGGAGCTTATACTTATGGAACCGGACCTATAAAATCTTTTACCGCATTTAACCTTTCTTCGAGTTATACTTTCAAAGAAAAAAGTACGATCCGTTTTGGTGTAGAAAACTTATTCAATAAAGATTATTATAGCGTTATTTCGCAATGGCAATCTAGTAATATGAATTATGTAAAGGAAAACGGTACTCGATTAACTGTAAGCTTTACACAGGCATTCTAA
- a CDS encoding cyclophilin-like fold protein has product MKNLIAFLFMILSTVSSFGQSQKLKITTGKTVLYAEFTDSQTSKDFIKMLPLTLNMNDLSGREKYSGISRELSKNGSIKTSFQKGDLAYWLGGGIAVFYNQDDHEIKAGLIVLARIEKGIEVFKEPESMQVKFEVAKN; this is encoded by the coding sequence ATGAAAAATTTAATCGCTTTTCTATTTATGATATTAAGTACCGTTTCTTCCTTTGGCCAAAGCCAAAAATTAAAAATAACAACTGGTAAAACGGTTCTATACGCGGAGTTTACAGATAGTCAAACTTCAAAAGACTTTATAAAAATGTTGCCCTTAACATTAAACATGAATGATTTGAGTGGAAGAGAAAAATACAGCGGAATTTCAAGAGAATTGTCCAAGAATGGAAGTATAAAAACATCTTTTCAAAAAGGTGATCTTGCATATTGGCTTGGCGGAGGAATTGCTGTATTCTACAATCAGGACGATCACGAAATAAAAGCGGGATTAATTGTTTTGGCGAGAATCGAAAAAGGAATTGAAGTTTTTAAAGAACCTGAATCGATGCAAGTTAAATTTGAAGTTGCAAAAAACTAA
- a CDS encoding carboxymuconolactone decarboxylase family protein: MKSIKYLLIITIQFAFITSLSAQTSMKSDQSLTQKEQSIVPIAAFTAKGETQQLRVSLNSGLDAGLSINEIKEIMVQIYAYAGFPRTLNALSTFITVLDERKKNGIHDEIGKDASPVATNENKLKKGTALQTKLLGKEMKTSTADFAPIIDIFLKEHLFADIFSRDILDFKTREIVTIATLASLGNAETQLRSHINVGIYNGITETQLNDIANILKNKVGPAERNSMKEILKNIYMKNNETIKSNQNPYTLVYDGAITENVKGKVNINPVSYKIKDITIVANVYTPPNYNAANKYPAIVIAHPNGGVKEQVAGLYAQHLAEQGYITITADAAYQGGSGGYPRNVDKPANRIEDIYSMADFISQYAGVDASRLGLLGICGGGGYSLKAAQSDKRFKVVATLSMFNSGLVRRNGYMNSQLSTIQERLKQASDARAQEAAGGEILYANNSSTPMTKEQIAKIPVDLYRQGIEYYTITYSHPNSSAKYTLSSLLDLMTWDASTNMDLIEQPLLMIAGSKADSYYMTEDAFAKATNSKNKELFLIEGATHIETYWKPEYVNQAVTKLSQFYAKFL; this comes from the coding sequence ATGAAATCAATTAAGTATCTGCTAATAATTACAATTCAATTTGCATTTATAACTTCATTAAGCGCCCAGACAAGCATGAAATCAGACCAATCATTAACTCAAAAAGAACAAAGCATAGTGCCAATAGCAGCATTTACTGCAAAAGGCGAAACACAACAATTAAGAGTTTCATTAAACAGCGGATTAGATGCCGGTTTAAGCATTAATGAAATCAAAGAAATAATGGTGCAAATCTATGCTTATGCAGGTTTTCCGCGTACGCTGAATGCTTTAAGTACCTTTATTACAGTTCTCGATGAACGCAAAAAAAATGGAATTCACGATGAAATAGGAAAAGACGCTTCTCCTGTTGCAACCAATGAAAATAAACTAAAAAAAGGAACAGCATTACAAACTAAATTATTGGGCAAAGAAATGAAAACAAGCACTGCTGATTTTGCTCCAATAATTGATATTTTTTTAAAAGAACATCTTTTTGCAGATATTTTCAGTCGTGATATTTTAGATTTTAAAACCAGAGAAATAGTTACAATAGCAACATTAGCAAGTTTAGGCAATGCCGAAACACAATTACGTTCCCATATAAATGTTGGTATTTATAACGGAATTACAGAAACCCAACTAAACGATATAGCAAACATTCTTAAAAATAAAGTTGGTCCTGCAGAAAGAAATTCAATGAAAGAAATTTTAAAAAATATTTACATGAAAAATAATGAAACCATAAAAAGCAATCAAAATCCTTATACTTTGGTTTATGATGGCGCAATAACCGAAAATGTAAAAGGCAAAGTAAACATAAATCCGGTTAGTTATAAAATTAAAGATATTACTATCGTTGCCAACGTTTATACACCGCCAAATTATAATGCTGCAAACAAATATCCGGCAATAGTTATAGCACATCCAAATGGCGGTGTAAAAGAACAAGTCGCTGGTTTATATGCACAACATCTTGCAGAACAAGGTTATATTACAATTACGGCCGATGCAGCTTATCAAGGCGGAAGTGGCGGTTATCCAAGAAATGTCGATAAACCTGCAAATCGAATCGAAGATATATATTCTATGGCAGATTTCATTTCTCAATATGCAGGAGTTGATGCATCAAGACTTGGATTACTTGGTATTTGTGGCGGCGGCGGTTATTCTTTAAAAGCAGCACAATCAGATAAAAGATTTAAAGTAGTTGCAACTTTAAGTATGTTTAATTCCGGGCTTGTAAGACGTAATGGCTATATGAATTCACAACTTTCAACAATTCAGGAAAGATTAAAACAAGCTTCAGATGCCAGAGCACAAGAAGCTGCAGGAGGCGAAATTCTATATGCAAACAATAGTTCAACGCCTATGACAAAAGAACAAATCGCCAAGATTCCTGTGGATTTATACAGACAAGGAATCGAATATTATACGATAACTTACTCACACCCAAATTCAAGTGCAAAATATACTTTAAGCAGTTTATTAGATTTAATGACTTGGGATGCATCAACAAATATGGATTTAATTGAGCAACCTTTATTGATGATTGCAGGAAGCAAAGCTGATTCTTATTACATGACAGAAGATGCTTTTGCAAAGGCAACTAATTCAAAAAACAAAGAATTATTCCTTATCGAAGGTGCAACGCATATCGAAACCTATTGGAAACCTGAATATGTAAATCAAGCAGTTACTAAATTGAGTCAATTTTATGCAAAATTTTTATAA
- a CDS encoding helix-turn-helix domain-containing protein, with the protein MDDIIKFDTISQYNTFNKQETLHPLISLVYLDNADPRQHRKLNYSFYTVFLKQIYCGDLRYGLSNYDYEEGTLIFLAPGQVIGQNSDEYYQPQGIALVFHPDLLLGTSLGKKIQNYSFFSYASNEALHLSEQEKQIILDCFTKINHELKHAIDKHSKHLIVANIELFLDYCTRFYDRQFITRDTVHKGVLERFEDLLNSYFSSDKPLKMGLPAVAYFAEELNLSPNYFGDLIKKETGKTAQEYIQSKVIEVAKERIFDQSKSLSEIAYALGFKYPQHFTRLFKQRVGVSPNEYRLLN; encoded by the coding sequence ATGGATGATATTATAAAATTTGATACAATAAGTCAATACAATACTTTTAATAAGCAGGAAACTTTGCATCCTTTAATAAGTCTTGTTTACTTAGATAATGCAGATCCAAGGCAGCATCGAAAATTGAATTATAGTTTTTATACTGTTTTTTTGAAACAAATCTATTGCGGCGATTTGCGCTACGGATTGAGTAATTATGATTATGAAGAAGGAACATTAATTTTTTTGGCTCCGGGACAAGTTATTGGTCAAAATAGCGACGAATATTATCAGCCTCAAGGTATTGCATTAGTATTTCATCCTGATTTATTGCTCGGCACATCATTGGGTAAAAAGATTCAGAATTATAGCTTTTTTTCTTACGCTTCAAACGAAGCATTGCATTTATCCGAACAGGAAAAACAGATAATTTTAGATTGTTTTACGAAGATTAATCACGAGTTGAAACATGCAATTGATAAACATAGTAAACACTTGATAGTTGCAAATATTGAACTGTTTTTAGATTATTGTACTCGTTTTTATGACCGACAATTTATAACCAGAGATACAGTACATAAAGGAGTTTTAGAAAGATTTGAAGATTTATTAAACAGTTATTTTTCTTCTGATAAACCTTTGAAAATGGGACTTCCTGCTGTTGCTTATTTTGCTGAAGAACTTAATTTATCGCCGAATTATTTCGGTGATTTAATAAAAAAAGAAACAGGAAAAACAGCTCAGGAATACATACAATCTAAAGTTATTGAAGTGGCTAAAGAAAGAATATTTGACCAGAGTAAATCTCTTAGCGAAATTGCTTATGCATTGGGATTTAAGTATCCACAGCATTTTACACGATTGTTTAAGCAAAGAGTTGGAGTTTCGCCAAATGAATATAGGCTCTTAAATTAA
- a CDS encoding TonB-dependent receptor yields MHKFLYCFLVTLLVSTTTVFAQSTGVISGQVKLVDGQPFASASVSIVELNRATLTDVNGNYSFKNIPAATYHIKIQALGAAEKDIETTVTAGGTAIVNYQLPEENVMALQEVTVSGDVNRFSKKESKYVARLPLKNLENPQVYNTVSKEVIIEQSAVDLGSISKNVPGAGIPMTANQGRVTFRSRGFETEPNARNGVAGQAFSSIDPVNLERIEAIKGPSATLFGASVASSYGGVYNRVTKKPYNDFGGEVAYSGGSYNFNRLTVDVNTPVNEDKTALFRLNGATTQQKSFQDLGFTKNISIAPSFSYQITDKLSLLLDVEFGQEEGTSVVRFNPYNKSNTTRSIVDIAFPYERTFMSNDLVYNTQMLNIFGQINYKISEEWTSQTIFSRARSTIDGNITAINALSDTTARVQVISGNTNFIATDLQQNFIGDFKIGKFRNRMVIGLDYYNNYNDFDRLTINTDTFDFVNPPANSGTNLQIVNAMAQAGKGTLRKEKNRDNTYAAYVSDVFNITDRLLAMASLRVDRYEYLGVYNIATGVTAGGLGANGTSAGPYNQTSLSQKMGLVYELSKDHLSLFSNYMNGFLNKSGQALDGTAFKPEHANQLEFGVKGDVFEHRLVGTLSYYDIQVANSLRQDPTDPTYSIQDGTQRSKGFEAEFTANPFSGFNVIAGYAYNDSKYTKADATVNGLRPALSGPANTVNLWLSYRIPEGKFEGLGAGFGGNYGSMSYVINTQTTKVTIPEYKMFDAALYYDQPKYRISFKVNNLTSEKAWNVRLTPQAPAQFIGSFALKF; encoded by the coding sequence ATGCACAAATTTTTATACTGTTTTCTGGTAACTCTACTAGTAAGCACAACTACTGTTTTTGCCCAATCTACGGGCGTAATTTCCGGACAGGTTAAACTTGTTGACGGTCAACCATTTGCCTCTGCTTCTGTTTCTATAGTCGAATTAAACCGTGCTACTCTTACTGATGTGAATGGTAATTACAGCTTCAAAAATATTCCTGCTGCAACTTATCATATAAAAATTCAGGCGCTTGGAGCTGCCGAAAAAGATATTGAAACAACTGTAACTGCAGGAGGAACTGCAATTGTTAATTATCAATTACCGGAAGAAAATGTTATGGCTTTACAAGAAGTAACGGTTTCTGGCGATGTGAACAGATTTTCTAAAAAAGAAAGTAAATATGTTGCGCGTCTTCCTCTTAAAAATCTTGAGAATCCACAGGTTTACAATACAGTTTCTAAAGAAGTTATAATTGAACAATCTGCTGTTGACTTGGGAAGTATTTCAAAAAACGTTCCTGGTGCAGGTATTCCAATGACGGCAAATCAAGGGCGTGTAACCTTTCGTTCTCGTGGTTTTGAAACTGAACCTAATGCACGAAATGGTGTAGCCGGACAAGCTTTCTCCTCAATAGATCCGGTAAATTTAGAGCGTATTGAGGCTATTAAAGGACCTTCGGCAACTTTGTTTGGAGCAAGTGTAGCAAGTAGTTATGGTGGTGTATACAATCGTGTAACTAAAAAACCTTACAATGATTTTGGCGGAGAAGTTGCCTATTCTGGTGGAAGTTACAATTTTAATCGCCTTACTGTAGATGTGAATACTCCGGTAAATGAAGATAAAACGGCATTATTCAGACTTAACGGTGCTACAACACAACAAAAAAGTTTTCAGGATCTTGGTTTTACTAAAAACATCAGTATTGCGCCAAGTTTCTCTTACCAAATAACAGACAAATTATCGTTGTTACTTGATGTAGAATTTGGTCAGGAAGAAGGTACCTCTGTAGTGCGTTTCAATCCATATAATAAAAGTAATACAACGAGATCTATTGTTGACATTGCCTTTCCTTACGAAAGAACTTTCATGAGTAATGATTTGGTTTACAATACTCAGATGTTAAATATCTTCGGACAAATCAATTATAAAATTTCTGAAGAATGGACTTCGCAAACCATTTTCTCAAGAGCAAGATCTACTATTGACGGAAATATTACAGCAATTAATGCATTGAGTGATACTACAGCTCGTGTTCAGGTAATTTCAGGTAACACAAACTTTATTGCTACAGATCTTCAACAGAATTTTATTGGTGATTTTAAAATCGGAAAGTTTAGAAACCGTATGGTTATTGGATTAGATTACTACAATAATTACAATGATTTTGACCGATTAACAATCAATACTGATACTTTTGATTTTGTAAATCCACCAGCAAACTCAGGAACAAATCTGCAAATTGTAAATGCAATGGCTCAGGCTGGAAAAGGAACATTGCGTAAAGAAAAAAACAGAGACAATACTTATGCAGCTTATGTATCTGATGTTTTTAATATAACGGATAGATTATTAGCAATGGCAAGTTTGCGTGTTGACCGCTACGAATATCTTGGTGTTTACAACATTGCAACCGGTGTTACTGCTGGCGGACTTGGTGCAAATGGTACTTCTGCAGGACCATACAACCAAACTTCACTTTCTCAAAAAATGGGATTAGTTTACGAATTAAGTAAAGATCATTTATCATTGTTTTCGAACTACATGAATGGTTTCTTAAATAAAAGCGGACAAGCTCTTGATGGAACTGCTTTTAAACCGGAACATGCCAATCAATTAGAATTTGGTGTAAAAGGAGATGTTTTTGAGCACCGTCTTGTTGGTACATTGAGCTACTATGATATTCAGGTTGCAAATTCGTTAAGACAAGATCCTACAGATCCTACATATTCGATTCAGGATGGAACACAAAGAAGTAAAGGTTTTGAAGCTGAATTTACAGCAAATCCGTTTTCAGGATTCAATGTAATTGCAGGTTATGCTTATAATGACAGTAAATATACCAAAGCAGATGCAACTGTAAATGGCTTACGCCCTGCTCTTTCCGGACCTGCAAATACAGTGAACTTGTGGTTAAGTTACCGTATTCCTGAAGGTAAATTTGAAGGATTAGGTGCTGGTTTTGGTGGTAATTACGGAAGCATGTCTTACGTTATCAATACGCAAACTACAAAGGTTACAATTCCGGAATATAAAATGTTTGATGCGGCTTTATATTACGATCAGCCAAAATACAGAATTAGCTTTAAAGTGAATAATCTTACCAGTGAAAAAGCATGGAACGTGAGACTAACACCTCAAGCTCCTGCTCAGTTTATTGGTAGTTTTGCTTTGAAATTCTAA
- a CDS encoding helix-turn-helix transcriptional regulator, with protein MKKKIKLKQLRLERDITQEVMADRLAMTQATYSRKERGVIDITEEEWSKITDVLGVNKEDVFEANIRKNIISHNLNKQFEILPASLLEKIEFLTKENQELKEKLKKYES; from the coding sequence TTGAAAAAGAAAATAAAATTAAAGCAATTACGGTTAGAACGAGACATAACCCAGGAAGTGATGGCAGATCGTCTTGCCATGACACAGGCAACCTATAGCCGAAAAGAAAGAGGTGTAATTGATATAACTGAGGAAGAATGGAGTAAGATTACTGATGTATTGGGCGTAAATAAAGAAGATGTATTTGAAGCTAATATTAGAAAAAATATAATCTCTCATAATCTCAATAAACAATTCGAAATCCTTCCGGCTTCTTTATTGGAAAAAATTGAGTTTCTGACCAAAGAAAACCAAGAACTTAAAGAAAAACTAAAAAAATACGAGTCTTAA
- a CDS encoding EamA family transporter, with product MWWIFALLSAFFAALTAIFAKMGIKGVDTDLATAIRTVIILILAWGIAFFRGGTNSIHLLTKQNLIFLCLSGIATGLSWIFYFKALQIGKVSQVAPVDKLSVAIAIILSVLFLNEKISPLGIIGVIMIIGGTIIIIYS from the coding sequence ATGTGGTGGATATTTGCGTTGCTTTCGGCATTCTTTGCTGCACTAACGGCAATTTTTGCTAAAATGGGAATTAAAGGTGTTGATACAGATTTGGCAACAGCAATCAGAACTGTTATTATCCTGATTCTGGCGTGGGGAATTGCTTTTTTTAGAGGCGGTACCAATTCAATTCATTTATTAACGAAACAAAACCTGATTTTTTTGTGCCTTTCGGGAATTGCCACGGGTTTATCGTGGATATTTTATTTTAAAGCTTTACAAATTGGAAAAGTTTCGCAAGTAGCGCCAGTCGATAAATTAAGTGTCGCCATCGCCATAATTCTCTCGGTATTATTTTTGAACGAAAAAATTAGTCCGCTTGGAATTATAGGTGTAATTATGATTATTGGAGGAACTATAATAATCATATACAGCTGA
- a CDS encoding TonB-dependent receptor has translation MRYFILSLISLFSFAVAAQSSNTKGKITGKVIDAETKIPIEMAIVSVYRTGETKVLNGQTTDQNGAFVIENLPVGEYRITVDFISYKEASFNTIKVNSDLVNLGNISLAPSSNQLDEVKIVSKTQTVQNKIDKMIYNTSNDLTSQGGVATDILKNVPMVSVDIDGNVELQGNPNIRFLINGKPSSIFGASVSDALQSIPASQIKSIEVITSPGAKYDAAGTGGIINIILKESKVQGINSSINLSAGTRLENGSFNLNARKGNFGIGVYFSGNKQLNTKTKSSSDRISYNAERDSINRLYQNGISPFTRSGYQTGINANWSISPKDELTATLGYNHFENNSSGMTFQDQTSSLSNGTVLSEIISERNSVSNFKNNATDWSLGYKKAFEREDQELNFLVTSSYGRSQNDASQQTAFQDNVDPVSGLRSYNPGKDHQIDFSLDFVRPLAKGFMLEMGSKVSLEKIDNNVVTDTLALDGSYVNNQGQTYAFQYKRNIYAAYLSTSFALFNNFLEGRAGLRYERTNTTADFIGVSIPGYDTFAPSFTVQHKFGENQSIKFAYSYRIERPDYEELNPFFNISDPHNISTGNPFLKPEIGNRFELGYSKTFANNANIYFSGYYRRNTDDIQSFTTFHPVLDVNGTQYTDVTLTQRYNIGTQTDIGASIFGSIKIDDKLNIRTTIEFGDRTTTNPALPTVSGFNYRANLNLSYQFAPTMMGEIFGNYRSSQKNIQGDRPASFFYNLALRKQFLHKNASLGVTMANPFNKYMSQRSTKYGASFNQVNIKEIPVQSFGISLSYKFGKLEFKKGESDNNNDPQQPTI, from the coding sequence ATGCGTTATTTTATACTAAGCCTGATTTCATTATTCTCATTCGCAGTTGCTGCACAATCATCAAATACAAAAGGAAAAATCACAGGAAAAGTGATCGATGCCGAAACCAAAATTCCCATAGAAATGGCAATTGTAAGTGTCTATCGCACGGGAGAAACTAAAGTATTAAATGGTCAGACTACAGATCAAAACGGAGCGTTTGTTATTGAAAATCTTCCTGTTGGAGAATACAGAATCACCGTTGATTTTATAAGTTACAAAGAAGCTTCATTCAATACAATAAAAGTGAATTCCGATTTAGTAAATCTTGGAAATATTTCTTTAGCGCCTTCGTCGAATCAATTGGATGAAGTAAAGATTGTTTCAAAGACACAAACTGTTCAAAACAAAATCGACAAAATGATTTACAATACATCCAATGATTTGACAAGTCAAGGCGGTGTTGCCACAGATATTTTAAAGAATGTTCCGATGGTAAGTGTCGATATTGACGGAAATGTAGAGTTGCAGGGAAATCCTAATATTCGTTTTTTAATCAACGGAAAACCTTCAAGTATATTTGGCGCCAGTGTTTCAGATGCATTGCAGTCTATTCCCGCAAGTCAAATCAAAAGTATAGAAGTTATTACAAGTCCGGGCGCTAAATATGATGCCGCGGGAACTGGAGGAATTATAAACATTATTTTAAAAGAAAGCAAAGTTCAGGGAATCAACAGCAGCATCAATTTATCGGCTGGAACGCGTCTTGAAAATGGTTCTTTTAACTTAAATGCACGAAAAGGAAATTTTGGAATTGGAGTTTATTTTAGTGGAAACAAACAATTAAATACAAAAACAAAAAGTTCAAGCGATCGTATATCTTACAATGCAGAAAGAGACAGTATTAATAGATTGTATCAAAATGGTATAAGTCCTTTTACCAGAAGTGGATATCAAACTGGTATAAATGCAAATTGGAGTATATCACCAAAAGATGAATTAACGGCTACTTTAGGTTACAATCATTTTGAGAATAATTCTTCGGGAATGACATTTCAGGATCAGACTTCGTCTTTGTCTAACGGAACAGTTTTATCGGAAATTATCAGTGAAAGAAATTCAGTAAGTAATTTTAAAAATAATGCTACAGACTGGAGTTTAGGCTATAAAAAAGCCTTTGAAAGAGAAGATCAGGAATTGAATTTTCTGGTGACATCAAGTTATGGCAGAAGTCAAAATGATGCTTCACAACAAACTGCTTTTCAGGATAATGTTGATCCTGTTTCCGGACTAAGAAGTTATAATCCCGGGAAAGATCATCAAATTGATTTTTCTCTTGATTTTGTGCGTCCGCTTGCTAAAGGATTTATGCTTGAAATGGGATCAAAAGTTTCATTGGAGAAAATCGATAATAATGTTGTAACAGATACTTTGGCGCTTGATGGATCGTATGTAAATAATCAGGGACAAACCTATGCTTTTCAATACAAACGAAACATTTATGCCGCTTATTTATCTACTTCTTTTGCCTTGTTTAACAACTTTCTGGAAGGAAGAGCGGGACTTCGATACGAGCGCACCAATACAACTGCTGATTTCATTGGAGTTTCTATTCCGGGTTACGATACTTTTGCGCCGTCTTTTACGGTTCAGCATAAGTTTGGTGAAAATCAATCTATAAAATTCGCTTATAGTTATCGTATTGAAAGACCGGATTATGAAGAACTGAATCCGTTTTTTAATATCAGTGATCCACATAATATCAGTACGGGAAATCCATTTTTGAAACCTGAAATAGGCAATCGTTTTGAACTTGGCTACAGCAAAACATTTGCAAATAATGCCAATATTTATTTCTCAGGATATTACCGCAGAAATACAGATGATATACAAAGTTTTACCACATTTCATCCTGTTTTGGATGTCAACGGAACACAATATACAGATGTAACTTTAACGCAGCGTTACAATATTGGAACGCAAACTGATATTGGCGCAAGTATATTTGGGTCTATTAAAATTGATGATAAACTGAATATCAGAACCACTATTGAATTTGGAGATCGCACAACAACTAATCCGGCTTTGCCAACTGTAAGCGGCTTTAATTACAGAGCAAATCTAAATTTAAGTTATCAATTTGCACCTACAATGATGGGAGAAATTTTTGGAAATTACCGTTCTTCTCAGAAAAATATTCAAGGAGATCGTCCGGCTTCCTTTTTCTACAATTTGGCTTTGAGAAAGCAATTTTTACATAAAAACGCAAGTTTGGGCGTAACGATGGCGAACCCTTTTAATAAATATATGAGCCAAAGATCTACCAAATACGGAGCAAGTTTTAATCAGGTAAATATTAAGGAAATTCCGGTTCAGTCTTTTGGAATTTCACTTAGCTATAAATTCGGAAAACTGGAATTTAAAAAAGGAGAATCGGACAATAATAATGATCCGCAGCAGCCAACAATTTAA